One window of the Prochlorococcus marinus CUG1438 genome contains the following:
- a CDS encoding DUF2130 domain-containing protein produces the protein MKDIKCPSCGKTFRIDPSSFEEILRQIKDEEFNKQIKERLLLAEEDNKKALEIIKKELKIQSIEQNRIKDNEIKELESKLNIAEEKKTNALSDLKNQATNKINSLKNELNQLKDEIKNQALISELSLKNKVNEAVSNLEKENVSLTNSIEKIKLEQSINEKLIEEKFKSKISERDLTIQELREMKSKLSTKMVGETLEIHCETQFNLNRASAFKNSYFEKDNDVKSGSKGDYIFREYDDNEIEIVSIMFEMKNESINGNNKRKNEDFLKELDKDRRQKSCEYAVLVSLLEPDSELYNSGIVDVSHRFPKMYVIRPQFFLQIISLLRNASMETLKYKSQIDLMKRENYDITNFESTLEQFKNAVGKNVSLAQDRFNDAIKEIDKSISHLQKTKEALILSKKHLLSADSKSQDLTVKKLTRDNPTMKKKFNDLDNFRDEVA, from the coding sequence ATGAAAGATATCAAATGCCCTTCATGTGGCAAAACTTTCCGAATTGACCCAAGTAGCTTTGAAGAAATACTTCGTCAAATAAAAGATGAAGAATTTAATAAACAAATAAAAGAAAGACTTCTATTAGCCGAAGAAGATAATAAAAAAGCTTTAGAAATAATAAAAAAAGAATTAAAAATACAATCAATAGAGCAAAACCGAATTAAAGATAATGAGATAAAAGAACTTGAATCTAAATTAAATATTGCTGAAGAAAAGAAAACAAATGCCTTAAGTGATTTGAAAAATCAAGCAACAAATAAAATTAATTCATTGAAGAATGAATTAAATCAACTAAAAGATGAGATTAAAAACCAGGCTTTAATATCAGAATTATCCCTAAAAAATAAAGTCAATGAAGCAGTTAGTAATTTAGAGAAAGAAAACGTATCACTAACAAATTCAATTGAAAAGATCAAACTTGAACAATCTATAAATGAAAAATTAATTGAAGAAAAATTTAAAAGTAAAATTAGTGAAAGAGATCTAACTATTCAAGAGCTAAGAGAAATGAAATCTAAATTGTCCACAAAGATGGTAGGTGAGACCTTAGAAATTCATTGCGAAACTCAATTCAACCTTAATCGCGCCAGTGCATTCAAGAACTCATATTTTGAAAAAGATAATGATGTCAAATCAGGAAGTAAAGGTGACTACATATTTAGAGAATACGATGATAATGAAATTGAAATAGTATCTATAATGTTTGAGATGAAGAACGAAAGTATAAATGGAAATAATAAAAGAAAAAATGAAGATTTTCTAAAAGAATTAGATAAAGATAGAAGACAAAAATCATGTGAGTATGCGGTACTAGTATCGCTTTTAGAACCAGATAGCGAACTATATAATTCAGGCATAGTAGACGTTTCTCATAGATTTCCAAAAATGTATGTCATAAGACCTCAATTCTTTTTGCAAATTATTTCTCTACTTAGAAATGCATCCATGGAAACTTTAAAATATAAATCACAAATTGATTTAATGAAACGCGAGAATTACGACATTACCAATTTTGAAAGTACTCTCGAGCAATTTAAAAATGCAGTTGGTAAAAATGTATCACTAGCCCAAGATAGATTTAATGATGCAATAAAAGAAATTGATAAATCAATATCACATTTACAAAAGACTAAGGAGGCTTTAATACTATCAAAAAAACACCTTCTATCTGCTGATAGCAAATCTCAAGATTTAACGGTAAAGAAATTAACTAGAGACAATCCAACCATGAAAAAAAAGTTTAATGATTTAGATAACTTTAGAGATGAGGTGGCTTAA
- a CDS encoding ligase-associated DNA damage response exonuclease: MRTSEEFLIDYKDGNLYCELADIWIDPSKSVKRALITHAHFDHFSFGCEEYFSTKETAIILKERVGDNINIRMFDYGDEFKINGIKISFHPSGHILGSSQIRFIFAEEKWLISGDFKLQKDATCKQYEIVKSDYLISECTFGLPIFKWDETKKIANNISKWITNSPGKTSLLFCYSLGKAQRLLNEISQTNFKGKIYTHGSIYKINNCYKKLGMDIQDTIKIENKKKIDELQGSLILLPPSLSKGSYLKNFKNIQTAFASGWMSIRALRKRSGYDKGFAISDHADWNGILEVVKKSEAKNVFFHHGDSEALSKYLVEKESINVLFLGK; encoded by the coding sequence TTGAGAACTAGTGAAGAATTTTTAATTGATTATAAGGATGGAAATCTTTATTGTGAACTTGCTGATATTTGGATCGATCCAAGCAAGTCAGTAAAAAGGGCATTAATAACCCATGCTCATTTTGATCACTTTTCATTTGGCTGCGAAGAATATTTTTCTACTAAGGAAACCGCAATAATTCTCAAAGAAAGAGTTGGAGATAATATTAATATTAGGATGTTTGATTATGGAGACGAATTCAAAATAAATGGCATCAAAATTTCTTTTCATCCATCTGGGCATATACTTGGATCGAGTCAAATAAGATTTATATTTGCTGAAGAGAAATGGCTAATTTCAGGTGACTTTAAGCTTCAAAAAGATGCGACTTGTAAACAATACGAAATAGTAAAAAGTGATTATTTAATAAGCGAATGCACTTTTGGTTTACCAATATTCAAATGGGATGAAACAAAAAAAATAGCAAATAATATTTCAAAATGGATAACTAATTCTCCAGGAAAAACATCTTTACTTTTCTGCTACTCACTTGGAAAAGCTCAGAGATTATTAAACGAGATAAGTCAAACAAATTTCAAAGGCAAAATTTATACCCATGGCAGTATTTATAAAATAAACAATTGTTATAAAAAACTTGGGATGGATATTCAAGATACTATAAAAATCGAAAATAAAAAAAAGATTGATGAACTTCAAGGAAGTCTAATATTATTACCGCCATCTTTAAGTAAGGGCTCTTATCTAAAAAATTTCAAAAATATTCAAACAGCTTTTGCTAGTGGGTGGATGTCAATAAGAGCTCTAAGAAAAAGATCGGGGTATGATAAAGGATTCGCAATCTCTGATCATGCAGATTGGAATGGAATTCTGGAAGTAGTAAAAAAGTCTGAAGCAAAAAATGTATTTTTTCATCATGGAGATAGTGAAGCCCTAAGTAAATATTTAGTTGAAAAAGAATCAATTAATGTTCTTTTCTTAGGTAAATAA
- the clpP gene encoding ATP-dependent Clp endopeptidase proteolytic subunit ClpP: protein MIPLVLEESGGSERVFDIYSRLLRERIIFLGEPVTSDTANRIVAQLLFLEAEDPDKDIYMYINSPGGSVYDGLGIFDTMQHVKPDIHTVCVGLAASMGAFLLAAGKKGKRSSLRHSRIMIHQPLGGARGQASDIRIQADEILFLKERLNTELSERTGKDFETIKEDTDRDFYMSPKEAVEYGLIDMVLDKKPKNV, encoded by the coding sequence ATGATCCCTTTAGTTTTAGAAGAATCTGGTGGTAGTGAAAGAGTCTTTGATATTTACTCAAGGTTATTAAGAGAGAGAATAATCTTTTTGGGAGAACCAGTTACTAGTGATACTGCTAATAGAATAGTTGCCCAATTACTATTTCTTGAAGCGGAAGACCCAGATAAAGATATCTATATGTACATAAATTCACCAGGTGGATCTGTTTACGATGGTTTAGGTATCTTTGATACTATGCAACATGTTAAGCCTGATATTCATACAGTTTGCGTAGGCTTAGCAGCAAGCATGGGTGCTTTTTTGTTGGCAGCAGGTAAAAAAGGGAAAAGAAGCAGTCTCAGGCATTCAAGAATAATGATTCATCAACCGCTAGGAGGCGCTAGAGGACAAGCAAGTGATATAAGAATTCAAGCAGATGAAATTTTGTTTTTAAAAGAACGGCTTAATACAGAATTATCAGAGAGAACTGGTAAGGATTTCGAAACTATTAAAGAAGATACTGATAGAGACTTTTATATGTCCCCAAAAGAAGCAGTTGAGTACGGTCTAATTGATATGGTGTTAGATAAAAAGCCTAAAAATGTCTAA
- the ftsH gene encoding ATP-dependent zinc metalloprotease FtsH has translation MNQKFKTLILWALPILLVIALSYQFLSSSNVDSLKSNGTTVAPKNSAVARVSYGRFLDYINSGRVTSVDIFDGGRNAVIETIDSDLDNKVQRLRVDLPGLTPELINNLKNEGISFDIHPVKTAPPALGILGNLLFPAILIGGLILLARRSNGMPGGPGQAMQFGKTKARFAMEAETGVVFDDVAGVNEAKQDLQEVVTFLKKPEKFTSVGARIPKGVLLVGPPGTGKTLLAKAIAGEAGVPFFSLSGSEFVEMFVGVGASRVRDLFKRAKENSPCLIFIDEIDAVGRQRGAGIGGGNDEREQTLNQLLTEMDGFEGNSGIIIIAATNRPDVLDSALMRPGRFDRQVTVDAPDIKGRLSILEVHSRNKKLDEDLTLESIARRTPGFTGADLANLLNEAAILTARRRKDSISISEIDDSVDRIVAGMEGSPLTDGRSKRLIAYHEVGHALIGSLVKAHDPVQKVTVIPRGQAKGLTWFTPDDEQTLVSRAQLKARIMGALGGRAAEDVVFGEGEITTGAGGDFQQVASMARQMVTRFGMSNLGPIALESGNQEVFVGRDLMTRSEVSDSISKQIDESVRVMVKECYKETYSIVSKNREAMDKIVDVLIEKETLDGEEFLSILSEFTSIPEKERTPQLLS, from the coding sequence ATGAATCAAAAATTTAAAACATTAATTTTATGGGCTTTACCTATACTTTTAGTAATTGCGCTTTCCTATCAATTTTTATCTTCTAGCAATGTTGATTCACTTAAATCAAATGGAACTACAGTAGCACCAAAAAATTCTGCTGTAGCAAGAGTTAGCTATGGAAGATTTTTAGATTACATAAATTCAGGAAGAGTTACATCGGTAGATATTTTTGATGGTGGCAGAAATGCTGTTATAGAGACAATAGATTCTGATTTAGACAACAAAGTACAAAGATTGAGAGTCGATCTTCCTGGCTTAACACCTGAACTTATAAACAATTTAAAAAACGAGGGAATTAGTTTTGACATACATCCAGTTAAAACAGCTCCTCCTGCATTAGGAATTTTGGGGAACCTACTTTTTCCAGCAATTTTAATTGGAGGTTTGATTTTATTAGCTAGACGATCCAATGGCATGCCAGGTGGTCCTGGGCAAGCCATGCAATTTGGTAAAACCAAAGCTAGATTTGCTATGGAAGCTGAAACTGGTGTTGTTTTTGACGATGTAGCAGGTGTTAATGAAGCTAAACAAGATTTACAAGAAGTTGTCACCTTCCTGAAAAAACCAGAAAAATTTACTTCTGTAGGAGCAAGAATTCCAAAAGGTGTTTTATTGGTAGGGCCTCCTGGAACAGGAAAAACCCTTTTAGCAAAAGCAATCGCAGGAGAAGCAGGGGTGCCATTTTTTTCTTTATCAGGTTCTGAATTTGTTGAAATGTTTGTTGGAGTGGGAGCAAGTAGAGTAAGAGACCTTTTTAAAAGAGCTAAAGAAAATAGCCCTTGTTTAATTTTTATTGATGAGATTGACGCTGTCGGAAGGCAAAGAGGCGCTGGTATAGGAGGGGGTAATGATGAAAGAGAACAAACTCTTAATCAATTACTTACTGAAATGGATGGATTTGAGGGAAATAGTGGCATTATTATAATTGCGGCCACAAACAGACCTGACGTTTTAGATTCAGCTCTAATGAGACCTGGTAGGTTTGACAGACAAGTAACAGTTGATGCACCAGACATTAAAGGAAGACTATCCATACTAGAAGTACACTCTAGAAATAAGAAACTTGACGAAGATTTAACACTTGAAAGTATTGCAAGAAGAACTCCAGGATTCACTGGAGCAGATCTAGCAAATTTACTAAATGAGGCGGCCATTCTAACTGCTAGGAGAAGAAAAGATTCAATAAGCATTTCGGAAATTGATGATTCCGTAGATAGAATTGTTGCTGGTATGGAAGGTTCTCCTCTAACTGATGGTAGAAGTAAAAGATTAATTGCCTACCATGAAGTTGGTCATGCCCTTATTGGTTCACTTGTAAAAGCTCATGATCCTGTTCAAAAAGTAACAGTTATTCCAAGAGGCCAAGCTAAAGGTTTGACTTGGTTTACTCCAGATGATGAACAAACCCTGGTCAGCAGAGCTCAATTAAAAGCAAGAATAATGGGTGCATTAGGAGGAAGAGCAGCTGAGGATGTTGTTTTTGGAGAAGGAGAAATCACAACAGGTGCAGGTGGCGATTTTCAACAAGTTGCCTCTATGGCTCGCCAAATGGTAACAAGATTTGGGATGAGTAATTTGGGTCCTATAGCTTTAGAAAGTGGGAATCAAGAAGTCTTTGTAGGTAGAGATTTGATGACTAGAAGCGAAGTTTCTGATTCTATTTCTAAACAAATTGATGAAAGTGTAAGAGTTATGGTTAAAGAATGCTACAAAGAAACTTATTCTATCGTCAGCAAAAACAGAGAAGCTATGGATAAGATAGTAGATGTACTAATAGAAAAAGAAACGTTAGATGGTGAGGAATTTCTAAGTATTCTTTCAGAATTTACTTCCATTCCAGAAAAAGAAAGAACTCCACAATTATTAAGTTAG
- the petN gene encoding cytochrome b6-f complex subunit PetN, producing MIFQIGWAALAAIFTFSIAMVVWGRNGDGSIDI from the coding sequence ATGATCTTTCAGATAGGGTGGGCAGCATTAGCTGCTATTTTTACTTTTTCAATAGCAATGGTTGTTTGGGGTAGAAATGGAGACGGTTCTATTGATATATGA
- a CDS encoding ATP-dependent DNA ligase, whose translation MSLKNFSELFVDLDSCNSTNNKIEVLKNYFLSNDPIDNSWAIYLLTGKSKKRFISGRYLKNLFSQIYEYPQWLIDMCYLKVGDSAEVVTLLIKNKSASKNKKLSNISLNELLSKIIPDLSKLNDKDKIFEIKNIWESLPEDNHLIFNKILTGTFRVGVSIGLITKSISKLINIDEEIISHRLMGNFEPSINSYEFLINKNINLEELNSKPFPFLLANTFEDRISKHSINDFQFEWKYDGIRIQLIKRAGNVSLWTRGQELVNESFPELVEKMSYIKDDFVLDGELLVWDFKEQIAFDFSLLQKRINRKSPTRSIQIKYPIIFIAYDLLEINGRDIREIKLENRRIELEKYFSKWKNKTENNISDIFKICDLIYPKDWSDALNYKLKSRENNTEGLIIKKKNSIYASGRKKGIWWKYKVDPMQLDAVLIYAKGGSGRRAGLYTDYSFALWKDQVLIKFASAYSGLTNIEIKELDKWIRKNTIEKFGPVRSLKPEMVFEISFEKIQISKRHKSGIAVRFPRITKWRKDKKIHDADSLENAYELMKKIS comes from the coding sequence ATGAGCTTAAAAAATTTTTCAGAATTATTTGTAGATTTAGATTCATGTAATAGTACAAATAATAAAATTGAAGTTTTAAAGAATTATTTTTTATCTAATGATCCAATAGATAATTCATGGGCAATATATTTACTAACTGGGAAAAGTAAAAAGAGATTTATTAGTGGAAGATATTTAAAAAATCTGTTTTCTCAAATATATGAATACCCACAATGGTTAATTGATATGTGTTATTTGAAAGTTGGTGATTCTGCTGAGGTAGTGACGTTATTAATTAAAAATAAAAGTGCCTCCAAAAATAAGAAATTATCAAATATAAGTCTCAATGAATTACTAAGTAAAATAATACCCGATTTATCTAAACTTAATGACAAGGACAAAATTTTTGAAATTAAAAATATTTGGGAATCATTACCTGAAGATAACCATCTAATTTTCAATAAGATTCTTACAGGAACTTTTAGAGTAGGTGTATCTATCGGATTAATCACAAAATCAATATCAAAACTAATTAATATTGATGAAGAAATTATTTCCCATAGGTTGATGGGTAATTTTGAGCCTTCAATTAATTCATATGAGTTTTTAATTAACAAAAATATTAATCTTGAAGAATTAAATTCCAAACCATTTCCATTCCTTTTAGCAAATACCTTTGAGGATAGAATATCCAAACATTCAATAAATGATTTTCAATTTGAATGGAAATACGACGGTATCAGGATTCAACTAATTAAAAGAGCAGGGAATGTTTCTTTATGGACAAGAGGGCAGGAATTAGTAAATGAATCTTTCCCAGAATTAGTTGAGAAAATGTCCTATATAAAAGATGATTTTGTTCTTGATGGGGAATTATTAGTTTGGGATTTTAAAGAGCAAATTGCCTTTGATTTTTCTTTACTTCAAAAAAGAATAAATAGAAAATCTCCTACTAGATCAATCCAAATAAAATATCCAATTATTTTTATTGCTTATGATCTTTTAGAGATTAATGGAAGAGATATAAGAGAAATTAAATTAGAAAATAGAAGAATTGAATTAGAAAAATATTTTTCAAAATGGAAAAATAAAACTGAGAATAATATCTCTGATATTTTTAAAATATGTGATTTAATCTATCCTAAAGATTGGTCTGATGCTTTAAATTATAAATTAAAATCTCGAGAAAATAATACTGAAGGATTAATAATTAAGAAAAAAAATTCCATATACGCATCTGGCAGAAAAAAAGGTATTTGGTGGAAATATAAAGTTGATCCTATGCAACTAGATGCTGTTCTAATTTATGCTAAGGGGGGTAGCGGCAGAAGAGCTGGTCTATATACAGACTACAGTTTTGCCTTATGGAAAGATCAAGTATTAATAAAATTTGCAAGTGCATATTCTGGTTTAACGAATATTGAGATTAAAGAGCTAGATAAATGGATAAGGAAAAATACAATAGAAAAGTTTGGTCCTGTTAGATCATTGAAACCAGAAATGGTGTTCGAAATATCTTTTGAAAAAATACAAATTTCAAAACGTCACAAGTCAGGAATAGCAGTTAGATTTCCAAGAATAACAAAATGGAGAAAAGATAAAAAAATTCATGATGCAGATAGCCTAGAAAATGCTTATGAACTGATGAAAAAAATATCATGA
- a CDS encoding insulinase family protein, which produces MLKKYFLNNKKRNFSTASIWIKGGSDMDSIGKKGINKILCSLLTRGCEGFNNFTLSEYIESYGAELNQEIFEDGISISIKSLNEHFSKLFPLLDLIINKPILSETEFKKVKKSSINQIKKDKENPFNICFEKWRKIVYSNHPYAFNTIGNAKDVSKITYKDVLLEFKNLKNREKYLISNNPEINGENFGTLEKKFLKEQSDHLNHNLNTTNRYDYINNDSNQTIIMMGDQTCSRRSNEYFPLKVLESYLSYGMSAALFKLFREKHGITYDLGVYYPIRSGNAPFLIYLSVSNEQALFAFELLSTLWKNLLFNPLTDAEIFLAKEKLKGSFLLGNQSLDEILQRKIQLVSYGISPISENDLNLKIEEISSLEIFHITNKYFKKPFLSISGNKKICLDISSKWEKNF; this is translated from the coding sequence ATGTTAAAAAAATATTTTTTAAATAATAAAAAAAGAAATTTTTCAACTGCTTCAATTTGGATTAAAGGGGGGAGTGACATGGATAGTATTGGCAAAAAAGGGATAAACAAAATCCTTTGTTCACTACTTACCAGAGGATGTGAAGGTTTTAACAATTTCACTCTCTCTGAGTATATTGAGTCTTATGGCGCAGAATTAAATCAAGAAATATTTGAAGATGGTATTTCAATAAGTATTAAATCCCTAAATGAACATTTCAGCAAATTATTCCCTTTATTAGATTTAATAATTAATAAGCCAATCCTCTCGGAAACAGAATTTAAAAAAGTAAAAAAATCTTCAATTAATCAAATTAAAAAAGATAAAGAGAATCCATTCAATATCTGCTTTGAAAAATGGAGAAAAATTGTTTACTCAAATCATCCTTATGCTTTCAACACAATTGGCAATGCTAAAGATGTCTCAAAGATTACCTATAAAGATGTTTTGCTTGAGTTTAAAAATTTAAAAAATAGAGAAAAGTATTTAATTTCAAATAATCCCGAAATAAATGGAGAAAATTTTGGAACATTAGAAAAAAAATTTTTAAAAGAACAATCAGATCATTTAAATCATAATTTAAATACTACGAATAGATATGATTACATTAATAATGACTCAAATCAAACAATAATAATGATGGGGGACCAAACTTGTTCGCGCAGAAGTAATGAATATTTTCCTCTTAAGGTTTTGGAGTCATATTTATCATATGGAATGAGCGCTGCTTTATTTAAACTTTTTAGAGAAAAACATGGTATCACCTATGATTTAGGTGTTTACTATCCTATTAGGAGTGGGAATGCCCCATTTTTAATTTATTTATCCGTATCTAATGAGCAAGCACTTTTTGCTTTTGAACTTTTATCAACACTATGGAAAAATTTACTTTTTAACCCGTTGACTGATGCTGAAATATTTTTAGCAAAAGAAAAACTAAAAGGTTCTTTTTTATTAGGAAATCAATCACTTGATGAAATTTTACAGAGAAAGATACAGTTAGTAAGTTACGGTATTTCACCAATTTCTGAGAACGATTTAAATTTAAAAATAGAGGAAATATCTTCTTTAGAAATTTTTCACATAACAAATAAGTACTTTAAAAAACCTTTTTTGAGTATTTCTGGCAATAAAAAAATATGTTTAGATATTTCTTCAAAGTGGGAAAAAAACTTCTAA
- a CDS encoding competence protein ComC has product MSINKILHDLDKSWERDAILLKIKNGLDTDQIVNEFFINNDEQLKKLDTLIKPEHLDLLNQVEKLSTCESKLINKIKNLNNLKKSQNHKIINENKFSLSNKVPTNKIGLLMINWSNKFIVVVLLLISAIALSKQAFV; this is encoded by the coding sequence ATGAGCATAAACAAAATCTTACATGACCTTGATAAATCCTGGGAAAGGGATGCTATTCTTTTGAAAATCAAAAATGGATTAGATACGGACCAAATAGTTAATGAATTTTTTATTAATAACGACGAACAACTTAAAAAATTAGATACTTTAATAAAACCAGAACATTTGGATTTATTAAATCAAGTCGAAAAGCTGTCAACTTGCGAGAGCAAATTAATAAATAAGATTAAAAATTTAAATAACTTAAAAAAAAGTCAAAACCATAAAATAATAAATGAAAATAAATTCTCATTATCCAATAAAGTTCCAACTAACAAAATTGGATTATTAATGATTAATTGGAGCAATAAATTTATAGTTGTTGTTTTGCTTTTAATCTCAGCTATAGCTTTATCAAAACAAGCATTTGTCTAA
- a CDS encoding alpha-2-macroglobulin, producing the protein MKRIKNLSYLFFALVFLTSCKTSINNENPKKNSEEDINNNNAKKEIMEIKFSCGENGISKYLDDGWIILKEYSEEKICTWKSVPATKDCDIEKDKGCKITTPDKIGEEKTYLIEK; encoded by the coding sequence ATGAAAAGAATTAAAAATTTATCCTATTTATTTTTTGCTTTAGTTTTCTTAACTTCTTGTAAAACATCAATAAATAATGAGAACCCGAAAAAGAATTCTGAAGAAGATATTAACAACAACAATGCAAAAAAGGAAATAATGGAAATAAAATTTTCTTGCGGTGAAAATGGCATTTCAAAATACTTAGATGATGGATGGATTATTTTAAAGGAATATTCTGAAGAAAAAATTTGTACCTGGAAATCTGTTCCTGCAACAAAAGATTGTGATATAGAAAAAGATAAAGGATGTAAAATTACAACACCAGATAAAATTGGAGAAGAGAAAACCTATTTAATAGAAAAATAA
- a CDS encoding DUF3148 domain-containing protein: protein MKFEIRDKVKLIAPVSYLKTSDNMPMLRPPDLVAIDEVGEILSIKSPDTVEVKFRRGSFLIDTDKIEKI from the coding sequence ATGAAATTTGAGATAAGAGATAAAGTAAAATTGATCGCACCCGTTTCATACTTAAAGACTTCAGATAATATGCCGATGTTAAGACCTCCTGATCTAGTTGCAATTGATGAAGTTGGAGAAATCCTTTCAATAAAATCTCCAGATACCGTTGAAGTAAAGTTCCGAAGAGGTTCTTTTTTAATAGATACTGATAAAATTGAGAAAATCTAA
- a CDS encoding CopG family transcriptional regulator — MENKVKRIGYLPRKRVLEIIDEISKSESISRSKVVGILVEEALDARGIANFGYSNISKSKLYKSDIFKESQNENMHLKDTEDEFVDDSGYTVSSHKAPDRSISSADIELANKINILKESGLI; from the coding sequence ATGGAAAATAAAGTAAAAAGAATAGGATATCTTCCTAGAAAAAGGGTCCTTGAGATTATTGATGAAATTTCCAAAAGCGAATCAATAAGTAGATCTAAAGTTGTTGGGATATTAGTTGAAGAAGCATTAGATGCCAGAGGTATTGCAAATTTTGGATATAGCAATATTAGTAAATCAAAATTATACAAATCAGATATTTTTAAAGAATCGCAAAATGAGAATATGCATTTAAAAGATACAGAAGATGAATTTGTTGATGATAGTGGCTATACCGTTTCTTCTCACAAAGCACCTGATCGCTCAATATCATCTGCAGATATTGAATTAGCAAATAAAATAAATATTCTTAAAGAATCTGGATTGATATAA
- a CDS encoding photosystem II biogenesis protein Psp29 translates to MIQHTLTLLRFTYKKLKEKLTVSDSKKLFHEQFPYVIPGLYKRIVDEMLVELNLLNHQNEFTQDYLFCIGLTETFKELMKGYKPEQHLDLLFDSLCSSTNFEAKEINKISQKSQEEFKNKTSKDILKLLEEKSPSKLYASRLLNLGIYILISSAQDFKEKKENEINKLITNIFEKLKISTNKAEKDIGIYKSSITKIIQAKELIKELKTKADKKAQKI, encoded by the coding sequence TTGATTCAACATACGCTAACCTTATTAAGGTTTACATATAAAAAATTGAAAGAAAAATTGACTGTTTCGGATAGCAAAAAGTTATTTCATGAACAATTTCCTTACGTTATTCCAGGTTTATACAAAAGAATAGTTGATGAAATGCTTGTCGAACTTAATCTTCTAAATCATCAAAATGAATTTACACAAGATTATTTGTTTTGCATTGGTCTAACCGAAACATTCAAAGAATTAATGAAAGGATACAAACCTGAACAACATTTAGATCTTCTATTTGACTCGTTATGCAGTTCAACAAATTTTGAAGCAAAAGAAATCAATAAAATTTCCCAGAAATCTCAAGAAGAATTTAAGAACAAAACATCAAAAGATATTTTAAAGTTGCTAGAAGAAAAAAGCCCTTCTAAGCTCTATGCTTCTAGGTTACTGAACTTAGGGATTTATATACTGATATCAAGCGCCCAAGATTTTAAAGAAAAAAAAGAAAATGAAATTAATAAGTTAATTACTAATATCTTTGAAAAATTGAAAATATCTACTAATAAAGCAGAAAAGGATATTGGAATTTACAAAAGTAGCATAACAAAAATTATACAAGCAAAAGAATTGATTAAAGAACTAAAGACAAAGGCGGATAAAAAAGCACAAAAAATATAG